A section of the Agrobacterium tumefaciens genome encodes:
- a CDS encoding 50S ribosomal protein L25/general stress protein Ctc codes for MSKESYELKAEARERVGKGSSRELRRNGLIPAVIYGDKQAPISIALSTNEVTKRIHAGGFMTTVATIDVDGKKIKVLPKDYQLDPVRDFTMHVDFLRVSGNTLVNVEIPVHFENEEKSDIKIGGVLNIVRHTVEFHCPANDIPEAITVDLSGLKIGDSVHISNVKLPKNITPVIADRDFTIATIVAPAAGVEEEAAAEEASEE; via the coding sequence ATGAGCAAAGAATCGTATGAGCTCAAGGCCGAGGCGCGCGAACGAGTTGGTAAGGGGTCCTCTCGTGAACTTCGCCGCAACGGTTTGATTCCCGCTGTCATCTATGGTGACAAGCAGGCCCCCATTTCCATCGCGCTCTCGACCAACGAAGTCACCAAGCGTATCCACGCTGGCGGTTTCATGACGACGGTTGCGACGATCGACGTCGACGGCAAGAAGATCAAGGTTCTCCCGAAGGATTACCAGCTTGATCCGGTCCGCGACTTCACCATGCATGTCGACTTCCTGCGCGTCTCGGGCAACACGCTCGTCAACGTCGAAATTCCGGTTCACTTCGAAAACGAAGAAAAGTCGGACATCAAGATCGGCGGCGTTCTGAACATCGTTCGCCACACGGTGGAGTTCCACTGCCCGGCCAACGACATTCCGGAAGCCATCACGGTTGACCTCTCCGGCCTGAAGATCGGCGACAGCGTTCACATCTCGAACGTCAAGCTGCCGAAGAACATCACGCCTGTTATCGCTGACCGTGACTTCACGATCGCAACGATCGTTGCTCCGGCAGCTGGCGTTGAAGAAGAAGCCGCAGCTGAAGAAGCTTCCGAGGAATAA